GTGTGTCCAAGGAAATGTATCCCCAATGGGCGAATGTCTATGTTTCTATACACAGTAAAATAGGTAGCGTAGCACTACAAACTAGGATAGTGCCCGTCCCGTGCATAGTTTGCTCAACAATTTGTTCGTATTAATTAATTACGTGACAAACACATAAATTGTGTAATAATTTGAATTTACCTCTTTTTAGTGAGTAGAAAATATAAACTGCACCCTTCAGTGATTGATTTTTGTACCTCCCCCACCAAACTCATACGTCTCCTAACTTTTACTACTTAAACTATCATTTGGGAACAAATGTACTTTATAATATATGTCATATCAAGCAAATTTTcagtcatttttaattaatatagaTGACATTGTTAAATGttagatacaattttgactaaatatgtttacattattgttattatattaTGATGCAAATTCTGGATAGACGGACCATCAACTTCTGGAGCAAGATATTAACCAAGTAAACATAAGTCTCGCCATCATGCAAAAGAGAGCATTGTTATCTTTAATGTAGAAGATGGAAGATATATTTCATGTTTACAACTCAAACGATAACGGAAACTAAAACAATTGGGATTCGAGGCTGGTGAACTCACACACCTCCTCCAATGTACAAAATCaattattaacaaaaataaaacaaagtgaTTGTTCAAATGAACCGTAAGTGAGAGCTTTTATTGGTCCAGCTCTTATAAGTGATCAATAGATAATCAGCTTTAATAAGTAATAGACCTCTTACATTGAACCAGTAAAGAGTTTGTCCAGATCATGTGAATGGAATCCATTGTAGCTTCTTTGATCCTTCTCAGTGACTGTTAATCCGCTCACCCTTGAGACTAACCTGAAAATTGAAAGGACACAGATTCAAATAAAGAGGTGTTATTTATGTATGATAGTGGATGATCATACATAAATATTaaacaaatgaaaaaattaaatcagGCGCAACAAAATTGTATTCCCTCTATTAAGCAAATAGCAACCTCTGCAAAATTGAATAAAGAATATTATTCCAGCAACTAGTATTTAATAGATAACGTCAACATGtctatgaagaagaaagagagatgGAGAGAGACACacactgaaaaccaaacagagAGAAGCAAAACTGAGAGAAAGGCAAGAAAGCTAAGCTTTTGAAATGGAAACTTTTAGAGCTGATTAATTACCAGCACAATCTGAGCAATCTAGGCATGGAATATTTCGAATCAACCACACAATTATTTTATGACAATTCATTTTAGCTGATTTTTCTGCAGATTTAAGTAAAGCCTAATTTCTCTCATAACAACATGGTTTCAACTTAGAGGATGAAGCAACAATAACTTCTTCTCCAGACCATCATAGATGCGAACGTGGAGCGACCCAGCCCATCATAGCCCTGATGTACAATTGCATGGGCGGCAAAGTTGTTGCATCGGTGAAGTACCATGAAGGTCAAGATCATCTCACTAGAAAGTAGAAAATAACCTAAGCCACGAGATCTCCATCCCCTTCACCGATTAGAGCCTCCACATCCTGGAAAATCAAAGTTGTGGCATTGGTTCCCCCACCATCTTTCCCTTTCTACCTTCACCTTATTTATAGTTGTTTAGAAAGCAAATGAAGCCGATGCAAACGCCGAAAGCAATTGAAAATTTCAGAGGAAATTAGGGAAAACATGCAGAGACATACCTAGAGATCATGGAAAAGATTTGATTTCACTCATCTGATGTACTTTAACCTAATCAATCGTAGCTAGAAAGGAAACAACCATACATGCAAACAGTAGAAAAATCGTACGGGAAAATCCAAATGTGTAGTAGGTTCATATAGCACACACTATTACAACGACTTACCAAGGTCATGATTGGCGGCAGGATGTGATTACACTGCCGGAGATCGGGGAAAACAGAGATTTTAGATGGTGTAAAGCAACTCCATTGGAAGCGGGCAACATCAATCTCTTTCACAGCCCCAGAATCCCACAAAATCTGGAAAACACTGGTTGTACAGTAGCCGCCGGGAACGTGGGAAGCTTCTTTCCCACCTTTTCCGGGAAAGAATGATGCTACTAGCACTGGGCGACTCATGAAAGAGGGGAGGAAGACAACAATAGAGAGGttcagaaaaagaaattacGTTTAAACAGCCCGAATTCACTCTTGTTCAAAACAATCATCTTGTTGATTTGAGGATGGGGTAGGTGAGAACCGTTGGATTAAGATGATGAAGGGCCTAGATTTCCTCTCCCAAATGAACAGTAaaattaaagtttctctttGCTTCAGCTTTATTAAGTggtacaccctccggtcactattataaacAAAAGTTAGCTTTgtaggttcattcaataaatgatgtatgtgaccattttaatgaccacatacatcatttattgaatgaacataaaaaactaacttttacttataatagtgaccggaagGTGTAGATGTCCAATGCAAAACAGGGTTGGTTGATGGGCATAAGTACCCTCCAGCACATTTAACATGTGTGTGAAACATTCAACCGTTAACAGTATCAAATtggttgttaattttttttttttgatggatACATTTGTGTCTAGGGTTTCAAATTGCGGTTGCGGTCACTACAATTGCGGCCATTGCAGTCACTGCGATGATGTTTCGGCCATTGCGaagtgatttcaaaaaaaaaaaatactccagCGCTAGTAATGGGTGTGACTAAGAGGTCATTTATATCCTCACATCATAGCATAGCAAAAACAAATATCCTgtaaaatataaaatcattatttttcACCCAATaacttcaatttttaaaaacgttGGTCCATGAGCTATCCAGTTACACAAATTACATAAAGTTGCTCCTTAATTGCCTAGGTACTATGCCGCCACCTGAGAAACTCTACACTTGCGCCAGATCCAATAGTTTGCTCTAATGGGATCAACTTGTTCTAAGATAGAACAAATATTTCTGGCTATATCATGATCTTGTTTATCAAAATCCGAAGTCTTTATAGCCTCAATGGCATCTCTGAAGTCTTCATTTGGTTGATAACCGAGGCTAATAAGATCCAAAAGAGTACTAAGAGCAAACAAATAATTGCTCTTAGTATTCAAAATCTTTAAACATACTGAAGGAACTTGAGGGTCATTTACATATAATGCGGTTTCCCCTTTGAAAAGTCCTCGAAGATATCTCCATGAACTTTCGTTTTCAGGGGAGGCTATAATGGCTTCAACAGTGTAAAGTACTTCAGACTCTCTCATAGCTTTTAAGCCCCCCAAGAATGGAGACCTTGATATGACAAAATATCTCTGTATAAAATAGTACATGTCAATTTtctgaaattaaaaaaagatgaagaaaatggtttaaaaattaaatagattaTCAAGTTATTCCATGTGAGGAAAACTTGTAATACATGTAATAAGAACATAGGAAGGAATTAAGGCTCcccttttgtttttttcctCATTATTGGCTATTCGTGCGAGTAATTAAGTAGCAATAGCTTGTTGTGTCAGGGCAAACACAGGATTCCTAAATTCCCCAGGAACTTTATAGGCACTTATCAGTCCGAGGAATGTTATTGTTCTCATGGATTAGGTAGGGAAATTACAAGACAGCATGGTGTCAAGAAAATATGTGGAAGACAATATGTAGATAATCCTTACAGAAGAATTTAGCTCATTAAGTTATATTGAAGAGACTGAACCCCAAATCAATTAAATTATGCAAAGGACCTAAAAGTAATAAGGAATTTGTGATCTTTGGTAGCAAATTAGCTAAAATTAAGGACCCGGTGGAACTTTGGCACAGTACTGTGAAGTAGTCATTTTCCAGATGTGACTATTTTATTGGCAATGCTTAGTACATCTATAGGCATTTGATCTCAATTAGGCAACAATCATACAATCAATTCTGAATATTATTGTCATGTACCAAGATGGTAACATGCACCAAGGTTGCATACCTGATTCCAAGCGGAGTTGTTAAATATGTCTTCTTCAAGAAGTTGACTACAATAATTGAGTTCATCTTCCCATCCTCCAAGTG
This portion of the Lotus japonicus ecotype B-129 chromosome 3, LjGifu_v1.2 genome encodes:
- the LOC130744793 gene encoding uncharacterized protein LOC130744793, coding for MSRPVLVASFFPGKGGKEASHVPGGYCTTSVFQILWDSGAVKEIDVARFQWSCFTPSKISVFPDLRQCNHILPPIMTLVSLKGERINSH
- the LOC130744792 gene encoding protein farnesyltransferase/geranylgeranyltransferase type-1 subunit alpha; translated protein: MESEEERVRLRDRAEWSDVTPVPQNDGPNPVVPISYTEDFAEVMDYFRAIYLANEHSSRALSLTAEVIHFNAGNYTVWHFRRLLLESLKVDLHGELEYVERVASANSKNYQIWHHRRWVAEKLGVEARHIELEFTRKILSVDAKHYHAWSHRQWVLQTLGGWEDELNYCSQLLEEDIFNNSAWNQRYFVISRSPFLGGLKAMRESEVLYTVEAIIASPENESSWRYLRGLFKGETALYVNDPQVPSVCLKILNTKSNYLFALSTLLDLISLGYQPNEDFRDAIEAIKTSDFDKQDHDIARNICSILEQVDPIRANYWIWRKCRVSQVAA